One genomic segment of Peribacillus sp. FSL H8-0477 includes these proteins:
- the efeB gene encoding iron uptake transporter deferrochelatase/peroxidase subunit — translation MSDSSISENESASLLSKKVTRRDMLKTAGIGGVGVLIGAAGIGGVMSLSTAAAPEGNKKKDTVPLYGAHQAGIVTAMQDNLYFASLEVTTTDKTELIKLFKDWTVAAANLMDGKPVGDLSSNGFLPPKDTGEAEGLSPANLTITFGVGPSLFVKDGQDRFGLRSKQPKELKELPKFSFDALDETWCGGDICIQACADDPQVAFHAVRNLVRIARGKLIIHWAQTGFQRTKHAGNIKETPRNLFGFKDGTVNPDGKEDLKQVWVQPGDGPNWLVGGSYMVVRRIQMYIEVWDRTTLKDQEETFGRKRMSGAPLGKEQEFDEPDLEEKDENGKFVIPETAHMRLARGDGTQQLLRRSYSYAGGMDPKTGSIDAGLLFIAFQRTPSKQFIPMQQRLAGLDKLNEYIIHRGSALFACLPGVKKGGYIGETLFN, via the coding sequence GTGAGTGATTCATCTATATCTGAAAATGAATCAGCATCTCTTTTGTCAAAAAAAGTAACCAGACGGGATATGCTTAAAACAGCGGGAATCGGGGGAGTCGGCGTACTGATTGGCGCTGCCGGAATAGGAGGCGTGATGTCTCTTTCTACTGCAGCTGCGCCAGAAGGGAATAAGAAGAAAGATACAGTTCCTTTATACGGCGCGCATCAGGCAGGTATCGTAACTGCCATGCAGGATAACTTGTATTTCGCGTCTCTCGAGGTTACGACTACCGATAAAACGGAACTAATTAAGCTTTTTAAGGACTGGACAGTGGCAGCGGCGAACCTTATGGATGGAAAACCAGTGGGTGATTTATCATCTAATGGATTCTTACCCCCTAAGGATACTGGAGAAGCTGAGGGGCTGTCTCCAGCTAACTTAACAATAACATTTGGCGTAGGTCCCTCCCTTTTTGTTAAAGACGGCCAAGATCGATTCGGTCTACGTTCCAAACAGCCTAAGGAGCTCAAAGAATTACCGAAGTTTTCATTTGATGCATTAGATGAAACATGGTGCGGCGGCGACATCTGCATACAGGCTTGTGCTGATGATCCACAGGTTGCTTTTCACGCTGTAAGAAATTTAGTCCGGATTGCTAGAGGGAAATTAATCATTCACTGGGCACAGACTGGGTTCCAACGTACCAAACATGCTGGGAATATTAAAGAAACCCCCCGTAACTTATTCGGGTTTAAAGATGGAACGGTTAATCCAGATGGTAAAGAGGATTTGAAACAAGTGTGGGTTCAGCCGGGTGATGGTCCGAATTGGCTTGTGGGCGGAAGTTACATGGTGGTTCGACGTATTCAAATGTACATTGAGGTATGGGATCGAACAACATTAAAGGATCAGGAAGAAACCTTTGGCCGTAAGCGAATGAGTGGAGCGCCGCTCGGCAAGGAACAAGAATTTGATGAACCAGATTTAGAAGAAAAAGATGAGAATGGAAAGTTTGTTATTCCAGAGACAGCTCATATGCGGCTAGCCCGTGGTGATGGTACGCAGCAACTATTAAGGCGCTCATATTCGTATGCGGGTGGAATGGATCCAAAAACAGGGAGTATTGATGCAGGGTTATTATTTATAGCCTTTCAAAGAACCCCAAGCAAGCAATTCATTCCGATGCAGCAGAGACTGGCGGGTCTTGACAAATTAAATGAATATATCATCCACCGAGGCAGCGCTCTTTTTGCGTGTTTACCTGGAGTAAAAAAAGGCGGATATATCGGAGAGACACTTTTTAATTAA
- a CDS encoding MarR family transcriptional regulator, which translates to MSRDNSRKTDQIESLTQQLRKYGMRSVLFQQNMALKLGVFPTDLKTADILNETGPITAGELARITGLSTGAVTALIDRLEKAGIVTRKKDPNDGRRVVIAPVLKRHQEILEHYQTLAQATKELCVDYDEKEMDLILTFTRNITMIMEEELEKLTVERDGGI; encoded by the coding sequence ATGTCAAGAGATAACAGCAGAAAAACGGACCAGATAGAGAGTTTGACACAACAACTGAGAAAGTACGGAATGAGATCTGTTCTGTTTCAACAAAATATGGCCTTAAAACTTGGAGTTTTTCCTACTGATCTTAAGACCGCAGATATCTTAAATGAAACCGGCCCCATCACAGCGGGTGAGCTTGCGAGAATTACCGGCTTAAGCACAGGTGCAGTAACCGCCCTAATCGATCGCCTGGAAAAGGCAGGCATTGTTACGCGTAAAAAGGACCCTAATGATGGGCGCAGAGTTGTTATTGCGCCTGTTTTAAAACGTCATCAAGAAATCTTGGAACATTATCAAACGCTGGCACAGGCTACGAAAGAACTGTGTGTGGATTATGACGAAAAAGAAATGGATTTAATTCTTACATTTACCCGTAATATCACGATGATCATGGAAGAAGAACTTGAAAAATTAACAGTAGAAAGGGATGGAGGCATATAG
- a CDS encoding SGNH/GDSL hydrolase family protein: MKIICFGDSLTRGISIVKGRLRIIKQNYPNILANLVESFPSIEVINKGVFNDNSDLLMNRIDKDVIAEKPDAVLINVGGNDCNFKWDEVAALPDGEHEPIVPIERYVENLTAIISEFQDKHITPFLLTLPPLDPARYYRSICTQFGPSIAHWVSSVGGIEHWHGMYNRRLKQLAVEMNVTLIDVRTYLKEAGNLNQLISDDGIHLTSEGYMEMSRAIFQDLNIHYRVSETF, from the coding sequence TTGAAGATTATTTGTTTTGGTGACAGTCTAACTAGAGGTATATCCATTGTAAAAGGCAGACTGAGAATTATTAAGCAAAACTACCCAAATATATTAGCGAATCTTGTTGAATCATTTCCCTCTATAGAAGTAATTAATAAAGGTGTATTTAATGATAATTCAGACCTTCTGATGAATCGTATTGATAAAGATGTTATAGCTGAAAAGCCTGATGCGGTATTAATTAATGTCGGGGGTAATGATTGTAATTTTAAATGGGATGAAGTGGCTGCTCTGCCAGACGGAGAACATGAACCAATCGTTCCAATTGAACGTTATGTAGAGAACCTGACTGCGATTATTTCTGAATTTCAGGATAAACATATTACTCCGTTTTTACTTACACTTCCACCTCTCGATCCTGCCCGGTATTATCGGTCAATTTGCACACAATTTGGTCCATCCATCGCCCACTGGGTTTCAAGCGTTGGCGGGATAGAACATTGGCACGGGATGTATAATCGCCGATTAAAACAATTAGCAGTGGAAATGAATGTAACACTGATAGATGTCCGTACGTACTTGAAGGAAGCAGGTAATCTCAATCAATTAATATCAGATGACGGCATACATCTTACATCTGAAGGATATATGGAAATGAGCAGAGCAATCTTTCAAGATTTGAACATTCATTACCGTGTATCTGAAACTTTTTAA
- a CDS encoding AAA family ATPase, protein MNSKVKFMSKILPIVSLSFVILAGIAWYVMDKSQVTPLPFSSVEKTINAQEGQTISIKEKPNGKLVINTADGTYVSHIPPNSQMVNKLVSTYNIDYVYSSTNTYSIWILGGLVGLLVAAVITIQKKSKGGIGIKGKSKNAISTARPLPSITLADVGGLQPEIKQEILQTLTTLKEPERSAKIGIKPPQGILLYGPPGTGKTLLAQAIAKELGANFFSTSGSAFNEMFVGVGASRVRNLFQNARKQTPAVIFIDEVDALAGRRKQNGGEEGEKTLTELLVQLDGGHSNEGILFVAATNRKDMLDEAFLRPGRIDFSFQVPLPDTTGRKEIIEIHAKGKQLSLDVLASLDKLAESTSGFSGADLNSLFETASRRALRNGQDLIEKDDIDYAIDRTVLGSTSRSLNDPDTKRRVAIHESGHALIAALTKPGSVRKATIIPRGEALGYVAPIPKELHLATASELLDQVKMIVAGGVAERMYLGEHSVGVGGDVQQAKQLLEQMVDTGLLQDGFTLTFNKSEKEQKMQALFTQAIQETESLIDLNRPQYEELVEVLLKKETIDGTEVQLIVDSQEAKVLSFS, encoded by the coding sequence TTGAATTCGAAGGTCAAGTTTATGTCGAAAATACTTCCAATTGTTAGTTTGTCATTTGTGATTTTAGCAGGTATTGCTTGGTATGTAATGGATAAAAGCCAAGTGACACCCCTCCCTTTTTCCTCAGTAGAGAAAACAATTAATGCTCAAGAGGGCCAGACTATCTCTATTAAAGAAAAGCCAAACGGTAAATTAGTGATTAATACCGCAGATGGCACATACGTTTCACATATCCCCCCAAACAGCCAAATGGTGAATAAATTAGTTTCCACTTATAACATAGATTATGTATATTCTTCAACGAATACCTATAGTATATGGATTTTAGGCGGCTTGGTCGGTTTACTTGTTGCAGCCGTTATAACGATCCAAAAGAAATCTAAAGGCGGTATCGGAATTAAAGGAAAATCTAAGAATGCCATATCGACAGCCCGCCCCCTTCCGTCTATCACATTAGCTGATGTAGGAGGACTACAGCCTGAAATTAAACAAGAAATCCTTCAAACCCTTACTACTCTAAAAGAGCCAGAACGTTCAGCAAAAATTGGGATCAAACCTCCTCAGGGCATCTTACTATACGGCCCTCCAGGGACCGGAAAAACTTTGTTAGCACAAGCCATTGCAAAGGAATTAGGAGCAAACTTCTTTTCAACAAGCGGTTCGGCCTTTAACGAAATGTTTGTCGGCGTCGGTGCATCTCGTGTTCGAAATTTATTTCAAAATGCTCGTAAGCAGACTCCTGCCGTCATTTTCATTGACGAGGTAGATGCACTTGCTGGACGTAGAAAACAAAATGGCGGTGAAGAGGGGGAAAAGACCCTTACCGAATTGCTTGTTCAGCTGGACGGCGGCCATTCAAATGAAGGCATCCTATTTGTAGCTGCTACAAACCGAAAGGATATGCTTGATGAAGCCTTTCTACGCCCAGGACGGATCGACTTTTCTTTTCAGGTCCCCCTTCCTGATACAACAGGCAGAAAAGAAATTATAGAGATACACGCCAAAGGGAAACAGCTGTCTCTAGACGTTCTCGCATCTCTTGATAAACTAGCTGAAAGTACGTCAGGTTTTTCTGGTGCTGACCTGAATTCGCTTTTTGAAACAGCCTCAAGACGAGCGTTACGTAATGGACAGGATTTAATAGAGAAAGATGATATTGATTATGCGATTGACCGGACTGTTCTTGGCAGTACCTCAAGAAGCTTGAATGACCCTGATACAAAACGCAGAGTGGCCATTCACGAAAGTGGACATGCCTTGATTGCCGCTCTAACTAAACCTGGTTCTGTTCGAAAAGCAACCATTATCCCTCGCGGCGAAGCCTTAGGGTATGTGGCACCCATTCCAAAAGAACTCCATTTAGCTACGGCAAGTGAATTGCTGGATCAAGTTAAAATGATCGTAGCAGGCGGCGTTGCTGAAAGAATGTATTTAGGTGAACATAGTGTCGGCGTAGGCGGGGACGTTCAGCAGGCGAAGCAGCTCCTTGAACAAATGGTCGATACGGGCCTGCTCCAAGACGGCTTTACCTTAACATTTAATAAAAGTGAGAAAGAACAAAAGATGCAAGCCCTTTTCACTCAAGCAATCCAGGAGACGGAAAGTTTAATTGATTTAAACCGTCCTCAATACGAAGAACTCGTAGAGGTACTTCTAAAAAAAGAAACGATTGATGGTACAGAGGTACAATTGATCGTTGATTCTCAAGAAGCAAAGGTCCTGTCATTTTCATAG
- the def gene encoding peptide deformylase, which translates to MSKFTSDYMITMKDIVKEGSPSLRQVTEEVELPLSKEDKDTLNCMMQFLKNSQDPVISKKYGLRAGVGLSANQIGLNKRMFVVYFTDEKGVLHEYTMINPKVISTSTSMIYLPQSEGCLSVDREIVGFVPRYERVKVKAIDIEGKEFTIRFKKFPAIVFQHEMDHLNGIMFYDRINQDNPFKLPENVDINSL; encoded by the coding sequence TTGAGTAAATTCACCAGCGATTATATGATAACGATGAAAGATATTGTGAAGGAAGGCAGTCCTAGTCTTCGCCAAGTAACGGAAGAGGTTGAGCTTCCATTATCAAAAGAGGACAAAGACACGTTGAATTGTATGATGCAATTCTTAAAAAACAGCCAGGATCCTGTTATTTCTAAAAAGTATGGACTACGTGCAGGTGTGGGGCTTTCAGCTAATCAAATCGGGTTGAATAAGCGGATGTTTGTGGTTTACTTTACGGATGAAAAAGGAGTTTTGCATGAATACACAATGATTAATCCAAAGGTTATAAGTACGTCAACTTCAATGATTTATCTGCCGCAAAGCGAAGGATGCTTGTCAGTAGACCGTGAAATCGTAGGATTTGTACCAAGATATGAGCGGGTCAAGGTGAAGGCAATAGATATTGAGGGTAAGGAATTCACGATACGTTTTAAAAAATTCCCAGCAATTGTTTTCCAGCATGAGATGGATCACTTGAACGGTATCATGTTCTATGATCGAATTAACCAGGACAATCCGTTTAAGCTCCCCGAGAATGTTGATATAAACAGTTTATAA
- a CDS encoding FTR1 family iron permease gives MLVSKWKQYLGFMFIIGMVFSAIPLVAQAEDNHDELFIYIGDSLMKAKNGEKEIIVSNMNEFEKEWQSTRKDSELAEVVDQQLLAVKQALEKEEDTQNLKPILSALSSAVIAYDLEQNPVDTSKHTDTVKQLLPFITELDRSIADQDYEKAKKKYQVLLNFWNKEVESIVREKSVVSYGEIEKYMAFVRISITQEPADQDKAVNNLDHLRTSIDNFLSGNVKKAEADSFTLSDVTDLLQASGQALKSGEYSTTIEKLNEILTIWPMVEGDVSTRDSKLYSDMETKVPTAISLLESEKVKAEEAQTIIEDLHERLLPLISETSYSTWDAALILLREGLEALLIVATLLAFLKKVNQGDKQKWIWVGVAAGLLASAILAIIINIVFSRITAASSREYIEGITGIAAVVMMVSVGAWLHSKANVKAWNRYINKQMTQAITTGSVISFAMVSFLSIFREGAETIIFYAGMSPYMSMKQLLTGIVLALVILIVAGVLIMRYSVKIPISVFFKAATVFIYLLAFKILGVSVHALQVSKTISIHTLHSFPFIDWIGLYPTVETLIPQLVLLLIILFTGITIKKRNQTA, from the coding sequence ATGTTAGTAAGTAAGTGGAAACAGTATCTTGGATTCATGTTCATCATTGGGATGGTTTTTTCGGCGATTCCGCTGGTCGCACAGGCCGAAGATAATCATGATGAGCTATTTATTTATATCGGTGACAGCTTAATGAAAGCTAAAAATGGGGAAAAAGAGATAATCGTCAGCAACATGAATGAGTTTGAAAAGGAATGGCAAAGCACGCGAAAAGACAGCGAGCTGGCTGAGGTTGTGGATCAACAGCTGCTTGCAGTTAAACAGGCACTAGAAAAGGAAGAAGATACTCAGAATCTCAAACCAATATTATCAGCTCTTTCAAGTGCGGTCATAGCGTACGATCTAGAACAAAATCCAGTGGATACAAGCAAACATACAGATACTGTAAAGCAGCTGCTACCATTTATTACTGAATTGGATCGATCAATCGCAGATCAGGACTATGAAAAAGCAAAAAAGAAATATCAAGTTCTCTTGAATTTCTGGAATAAAGAAGTGGAGAGCATTGTTCGTGAGAAAAGTGTCGTTTCATACGGCGAAATTGAAAAATATATGGCCTTCGTCCGGATCAGCATTACGCAAGAACCGGCAGATCAGGATAAGGCAGTCAATAATCTAGATCATTTAAGGACATCTATAGATAACTTTCTGTCTGGAAATGTGAAAAAGGCCGAGGCTGACAGCTTCACATTATCGGATGTAACCGATCTGTTACAAGCGAGCGGACAAGCACTGAAAAGCGGTGAGTACTCTACAACGATTGAGAAGTTAAATGAAATTTTAACTATTTGGCCAATGGTCGAGGGGGATGTATCAACTCGAGACAGTAAGCTTTACAGTGATATGGAAACAAAGGTGCCAACGGCTATCAGTCTGCTGGAATCCGAAAAAGTTAAAGCGGAAGAAGCTCAGACTATTATTGAGGACTTACATGAAAGGCTGCTGCCTCTTATCTCAGAGACGAGCTATTCAACGTGGGATGCCGCCTTAATTCTCCTTCGCGAAGGTCTTGAAGCCTTGCTGATTGTAGCTACGCTGCTAGCCTTTTTGAAAAAAGTGAACCAGGGAGATAAACAAAAATGGATTTGGGTCGGGGTAGCTGCTGGTTTACTAGCCAGTGCGATATTAGCCATTATTATAAATATTGTCTTTTCAAGAATAACCGCGGCATCCAGTCGAGAATACATCGAAGGGATCACAGGCATTGCGGCTGTTGTGATGATGGTCAGCGTTGGAGCATGGCTTCATAGTAAAGCAAATGTGAAAGCGTGGAATCGCTATATAAACAAACAGATGACTCAAGCTATTACTACTGGAAGTGTTATATCTTTTGCTATGGTCAGCTTTTTGTCCATATTCCGTGAAGGAGCAGAGACCATCATTTTCTATGCTGGCATGTCACCTTATATGAGTATGAAGCAGCTGCTGACTGGAATTGTCCTTGCCTTAGTCATTTTAATTGTGGCGGGGGTATTAATCATGAGATATAGTGTGAAAATTCCCATCAGTGTATTCTTTAAAGCAGCGACCGTCTTTATCTATTTATTAGCATTTAAAATACTGGGTGTGAGTGTTCATGCACTACAAGTATCAAAGACGATCTCGATACATACACTTCATTCCTTCCCATTTATCGATTGGATTGGGCTTTATCCAACAGTAGAAACGCTTATACCACAGCTTGTTTTACTACTTATTATTCTCTTTACGGGAATTACGATAAAAAAACGGAATCAAACAGCATAA
- a CDS encoding MerR family transcriptional regulator — MGELAQLANVTKRTVDYYTNLGLLQARRSSSNYRYYTEDELERLRLIVEYKRNKYTLEEIKVFLLKKEQEETDVEQARQELTCKLTHINQELKEVISFLEKNKHNKPMLNQPVSHESVTLIQSLTALFLV; from the coding sequence ATAGGTGAACTAGCACAACTAGCCAATGTTACGAAACGAACTGTTGATTACTACACCAATCTTGGATTGTTACAAGCAAGGCGGTCCTCATCTAATTACCGCTACTATACAGAAGATGAGCTTGAACGTTTGCGGCTGATTGTGGAATATAAACGTAATAAATATACGCTTGAAGAAATAAAAGTATTTTTGCTAAAAAAAGAACAAGAAGAAACTGACGTTGAACAAGCAAGACAAGAGCTTACCTGTAAGCTGACTCATATAAACCAAGAACTAAAAGAAGTCATTTCTTTTCTTGAGAAAAATAAACACAATAAACCCATGTTAAATCAACCTGTGTCCCATGAAAGCGTCACATTAATACAATCATTAACAGCTCTATTTTTAGTATAA
- a CDS encoding MDR family MFS transporter, with protein MLAEKNNKQSFIVAGLLLGIFMASMDNTIVSTAMGTIVSDLGDFDKFVWVTSAYLVATMAGMPIFGKLSDMYGRKRFFVFGLVMFLIGSSLCGLAQSMTQLSIFRAIQGIGGGALMPIAFTIVFDIFPANKRGKMTALLGAVFGISSVLGPLLGAFITETLSWHWIFYVNVPIGLVSLFFIVSYYKESSSHKEQKIDWGGAATLVIAVVSLMFALELGGQYGWSSTPIISLFASFALFFILFFYFERRASDPIISFWMFKKRLFATSQILAIIYGATFIILTVYIPIFVQAVYGGSATNAGLILMPMMLGSVLGSAGGGIFQTKTSFRTLMIVSVFSFFAGMLLLGTLTPDTSRTLLTIYMIIVGFGVGFSFSLLPTASIHKLDPRYRGSANSTNSFLRSFGMTLGITIFGAIQTNSFANKMAESFKGMGGQGAAMNFDDPRQLFQSDTRSQIPPEILDKIVNALSDSITLTFLLALIPIGIAIITVFFMGNARVEAEPKIEQHTN; from the coding sequence TTGCTAGCTGAAAAAAATAATAAGCAATCATTCATTGTCGCCGGTCTATTACTGGGGATTTTCATGGCATCTATGGACAATACCATTGTCTCTACAGCTATGGGTACTATCGTATCTGATTTAGGTGATTTTGATAAATTTGTCTGGGTTACATCTGCCTACCTTGTCGCAACGATGGCTGGAATGCCCATTTTCGGAAAACTATCTGATATGTACGGAAGGAAACGTTTCTTTGTTTTTGGTCTAGTCATGTTTTTAATCGGATCTTCCTTATGCGGACTAGCTCAGTCTATGACGCAGCTCAGTATTTTTCGGGCGATTCAAGGTATCGGCGGCGGCGCATTGATGCCAATTGCGTTTACCATTGTATTTGATATCTTCCCAGCTAATAAACGCGGAAAAATGACTGCTCTTCTGGGTGCCGTCTTTGGTATTTCAAGCGTTCTTGGCCCTTTATTGGGTGCTTTTATTACTGAAACCCTAAGCTGGCATTGGATCTTTTATGTGAATGTACCTATTGGTCTTGTTTCATTATTCTTTATTGTTTCTTATTATAAAGAATCTTCTTCACATAAAGAACAAAAAATTGATTGGGGCGGTGCGGCTACCCTTGTTATTGCGGTTGTCAGCTTAATGTTTGCGCTGGAGTTAGGCGGACAATATGGTTGGAGCTCTACTCCAATTATCTCCCTGTTTGCAAGTTTTGCTCTGTTTTTCATCCTTTTCTTCTATTTTGAAAGAAGAGCAAGTGATCCAATCATATCGTTTTGGATGTTTAAAAAACGACTATTCGCTACCTCACAAATCCTTGCGATTATTTATGGTGCAACATTTATTATACTGACCGTATATATTCCAATCTTTGTTCAAGCTGTTTATGGCGGTTCTGCTACAAATGCAGGCTTAATCTTAATGCCAATGATGCTTGGAAGCGTTCTAGGCAGCGCCGGCGGAGGGATATTCCAAACGAAAACAAGCTTCCGCACCCTTATGATCGTATCGGTCTTTTCATTCTTTGCAGGAATGCTCTTGCTTGGCACATTAACGCCTGATACTAGCAGAACACTGCTGACGATTTATATGATCATTGTCGGATTTGGCGTTGGTTTCTCCTTTTCACTGTTACCGACTGCCTCCATCCACAAACTTGATCCGCGTTATCGCGGCTCAGCTAACTCGACCAACTCGTTCCTGCGTTCTTTCGGAATGACGCTTGGAATCACCATTTTTGGAGCTATTCAGACGAATTCATTTGCTAATAAAATGGCGGAATCATTCAAAGGAATGGGTGGTCAGGGAGCAGCTATGAATTTCGACGATCCGCGCCAGCTGTTCCAATCCGATACACGCTCTCAAATTCCACCTGAGATACTCGATAAAATTGTTAATGCTTTGTCGGATTCCATAACGTTAACGTTCTTGCTCGCTTTAATTCCAATTGGTATAGCAATCATCACCGTCTTCTTCATGGGTAATGCCCGTGTTGAAGCAGAACCTAAGATTGAACAACATACTAATTAA
- a CDS encoding helix-turn-helix domain-containing protein, protein MAKYSDEFKLMIVREYLNGPLGFKLLVRKYEIKSPTQLRNWVNIYKNQGAVGLSRKKTNEFYSVQFKLDVLSFMKRTGASYTETALHFGLTNPPLIASWKGKLLESGVEGLLKPKGRPAMSDKAKNNQRRKQPVKEMTVEQKLKRENELLRLENEYLKKLRAFQMDPDGYLEKHKQRYHTNSKKNSD, encoded by the coding sequence ATGGCTAAATATAGCGATGAGTTTAAGTTGATGATTGTGAGAGAGTATCTTAATGGTCCACTTGGCTTCAAACTACTTGTTCGTAAATACGAGATAAAATCACCTACGCAATTAAGAAATTGGGTAAATATATACAAGAACCAAGGCGCAGTTGGACTTTCTAGAAAGAAAACCAATGAATTTTACTCTGTTCAATTCAAGCTTGATGTACTAAGCTTTATGAAAAGGACAGGCGCTTCTTACACTGAAACGGCTCTTCACTTCGGGTTGACCAATCCACCTTTGATTGCTTCGTGGAAAGGAAAACTCCTTGAGAGTGGTGTGGAAGGCCTACTTAAACCGAAAGGACGGCCAGCCATGTCAGACAAAGCGAAGAACAATCAAAGAAGAAAACAGCCTGTAAAAGAGATGACCGTTGAACAGAAACTCAAAAGGGAAAATGAACTTCTGCGTTTGGAGAACGAGTACCTAAAAAAGTTGCGCGCTTTTCAGATGGATCCGGACGGTTATCTCGAAAAGCACAAGCAGCGCTATCATACGAACTCAAAGAAGAATTCCGACTGA
- the efeO gene encoding iron uptake system protein EfeO has translation MNTIKSTMAVLLSTSLLFGCGQKEEATPAADKSEKTVGSTSNLDKVSTEYRDYAILEIEEFVKETEAFTNAVISGDIEKAKELYAPARMHYERAEPIAEVFGDLDPKIDARDGDVDEKDWGGYHRIEQGLWEENTTKGYEGYAEQLMKDVNLLRAKVETVEVTPELLITGAVDLLNEVSTSKVTGEEDRYSHTDLYDFAANVQGAEKIFSILTPALKEKDEALVTEIDTQFAAVYNLLNEQKQGEDYTLYDKLDKQEIKELSQSIDALAEPLSQIGIVTEES, from the coding sequence ATGAATACAATTAAATCCACTATGGCCGTTCTATTGTCTACGAGTTTATTATTTGGGTGTGGACAAAAAGAAGAAGCAACGCCTGCTGCAGATAAATCGGAGAAAACAGTGGGATCAACAAGCAATTTAGATAAAGTTTCAACTGAATATAGAGACTATGCCATTCTTGAGATTGAGGAGTTTGTAAAAGAAACAGAAGCATTTACAAATGCCGTTATCTCAGGAGATATTGAGAAGGCAAAGGAATTATATGCACCTGCAAGAATGCATTATGAACGGGCTGAGCCAATAGCTGAGGTATTCGGTGATCTTGATCCGAAAATTGATGCACGTGATGGTGATGTGGATGAAAAAGACTGGGGCGGTTATCACCGTATTGAGCAAGGCTTATGGGAAGAAAACACAACTAAAGGGTATGAAGGATATGCTGAACAGTTAATGAAAGACGTTAACTTGCTTCGTGCAAAGGTTGAAACGGTCGAAGTAACACCTGAATTATTAATAACGGGTGCAGTGGATCTTTTAAATGAAGTGTCAACCTCAAAAGTAACGGGGGAAGAAGATCGCTATTCTCATACAGATTTATATGATTTTGCTGCAAATGTTCAAGGAGCAGAAAAAATCTTTTCTATATTAACTCCAGCTCTTAAAGAAAAAGACGAAGCGTTAGTGACGGAGATTGATACTCAATTTGCTGCCGTTTACAATCTATTAAACGAACAGAAGCAAGGGGAAGATTATACCCTGTATGATAAATTGGATAAGCAAGAAATTAAAGAGTTAAGTCAGTCGATTGATGCTCTTGCTGAACCTCTTTCTCAGATCGGAATTGTAACGGAGGAATCTTAA
- a CDS encoding DUF4395 domain-containing protein, with amino-acid sequence MINTPIRTVPRPLVRTNQWFIFLSVVITWISGQEWILAVPLLFGMLGLLVNFNPIMRFAKLFLKKNPSDYIPEEHAQQQFNQGIAVVFLGLGLLSFLMNWNSAGYVFTCMVALASFIAILGFCIGCFIRFQWQQYRYRRSLKA; translated from the coding sequence ATGATAAACACTCCTATCCGTACGGTACCTCGGCCTCTGGTGAGAACCAATCAATGGTTTATTTTCTTAAGTGTTGTGATCACTTGGATATCAGGTCAAGAGTGGATTTTAGCTGTGCCGTTACTCTTTGGCATGCTTGGTTTACTTGTTAATTTTAATCCTATAATGAGATTCGCAAAGCTGTTTCTGAAGAAGAATCCTTCTGATTATATCCCAGAAGAGCATGCACAACAGCAATTTAATCAAGGTATTGCTGTCGTCTTTCTGGGGTTGGGATTACTCAGTTTTCTTATGAACTGGAATTCAGCAGGGTATGTGTTTACATGCATGGTTGCATTAGCCTCATTTATTGCCATCCTCGGTTTCTGTATTGGCTGTTTTATCCGTTTTCAATGGCAGCAGTATCGCTACCGGCGTTCGTTAAAGGCATAA